The DNA sequence ATCATCAGCAGAATTGTCTAATAATTACAGCAGCAGCGCCGCGGCTGAGTCCGGCCACAACAAGGCCACTTACACCGACGCGCCCTCAACCCTCGCGGAGGAGGACGCCGTCTACCCGTCTAACAATCCGCAATAGATTCATCCATGTATATTATAATTGCAGATGCATTGCTTTTTGCAGTCAGctgctatttatttttttagtgtgaTTGGGTGTGTTTCTGAACATATTGGATTTTAGTTTTTTGTGGTTAAATAGTTAGTTATGCAAAAGAGTAGAAATGAAGTTGTAATTGGATTAGAAGaagcattttattttgtcatctatgCTATCACTGTATTTTTTGATCGTgtcatttattttgtcatctatgctatcacatttattttttgatccCCGTACCTCTCGCATGGTATCGATCCCCGTACCTCTCGCATGCTAAGCGAGCGCTCTACCATCTGAGCTACATCCCCATCACATCTGCTACTCCATACAGTATATATATCTTGTTATCATTACGAGATAAACTAACAATCTAAGACGCTGAAAATATTGATGTGGATTGCAGATCACCATTATTTGAGGTGGCTTTTGTTCGTATTATAAGGATGATCCTGCTTAAAgtaaataagattttatttattgggcTAGAGATATCAAATATATAGCCACCAACTGTATCGGGACTGCAACAATACAATTGAATGATGGTTTGAGCTATCATATTCCACAAATATTTTTGAGACAGGAGATTAACGCTTGCATATCAACTGTGCCTAAACTAGAGAGGCAACCTTGGGAGCCACGATGTCAAGAAGTCCTTTAGGATTGTCTACATGAACCCAGTGCCCCGCGTTTGGAAGGACGTGAACAGAGACTTTCCCCTTGGTTGCATGATCTCGTCTAGCAGTAACATGTTCGAGCTGCTCTATGATATCTGAGTCCCATCTATCGCTCTTCTCTGCACGTACAATGCCTACCTCCATGCCATTGGGTGGGTTTTCCAATAGGGGCCAATAGTCCATCTCACTGAGAGATAattcaaaaggaaatatgCATATCACAGCATTTCGTGTTTCAAAACAGCCTATATTGAGTGCCAAATTGCAGAATATTACCTGTAAGATTTAAACATCTGGACAGCGCCATCTAGATTGAATGCCCAAGTCTCATGTTCTCCTGATTTCTTGAGGTTGCTTCCTATCCATTGTGATAAAGACTTTGAAAAGCCAAGTTTCAGCATATGGTCCACCAACCACCTGCACACAACACATGTTATGACTGATAAGCAGACTTTAAAGAATAAGATTAAAAAGTTAAGTGCATACAAGATGCATCATAGCTTTTTAAGTACAAGCACATTAAACAGCTAGAAGCTGGTATCATCATCACAAATAGCATCTACTCCAAATTAACAAGCCATTATGCAAACATACACTAATAGATCGCATGTGACTCAAAATAAAGCAAAGCTCAAAAGTTCAATCCTCCAATTCCCACTATTCAGTATTGagtatacatataaaaaagaaCCTAGTGCAGAAAGAGTGATttttttgaatgaagtaatgtAGTATAAAGGATGAGGAAGTACGTCCTGGATGGTATTTCTTGTGGTAGACTCTGCAAGATCTGCAGAACTTTCTCGACTTCACCTTCATCATTTCGTGGGATCAATTTTCCAGGAACAGAGTCAAGTACCCACAGCTGCTCTACAACAGTTTTATACACATCCATAAGCCAATAAACCATCCAAAGAACATAAAGCTTAAGATTTTGCATATACAATCagcacaaaaagaaaaaagaaatggaagatGCACATAGCAAAAGCAGACTCGCAGTTTGTTTTTTTGACATACCAATTTCCCCTAATTAGGAGCGAACCATAAGTAATTGAAATACAATGATAGTATGGTAGCCTAAACTGTGCAAGTAAATACCTGTCTAGGCAAGCTGACATTATCCCCGTAATCCCCGTTAACACAACTTTGCACGAACTGCAACGCAACCTTTCCTCCCATGGAGTGGCCCATAACAACATCAGGCCAATCCCAGCCCTCTGCTTTCACCAAATTAGCCAGATCTTTCGCAGCATTTTCCAAATTATGTGGAGGTGGCAGTCCTATTTCAGCCGATTTTCCATGATTCCTCAAATCAACCAGAACCATCCTCCAAGCTGCACATGCAAAATAACCATGATTTTCAGTATGAAAATGGGAGTGTGTGATCTTTCCATTGTTTTCTCATCTCCCAAATGATCACGGATACATAAATTGCCATTCTATGcatagtaataactaataatagaaattaaaaagcTTCTACCACGATAATCAAA is a window from the Salvia hispanica cultivar TCC Black 2014 chromosome 1, UniMelb_Shisp_WGS_1.0, whole genome shotgun sequence genome containing:
- the LOC125201165 gene encoding protein ABHD11: MATARRGICLRDSLNRLLHGPALLRHHTGRSLQTLAYEEIKSSPEKPYEFTAFVLHGLLGSGRNWRSFSRSLASYLSPAPWRMVLVDLRNHGKSAEIGLPPPHNLENAAKDLANLVKAEGWDWPDVVMGHSMGGKVALQFVQSCVNGDYGDNVSLPRQLWVLDSVPGKLIPRNDEGEVEKVLQILQSLPQEIPSRTWLVDHMLKLGFSKSLSQWIGSNLKKSGEHETWAFNLDGAVQMFKSYSEMDYWPLLENPPNGMEVGIVRAEKSDRWDSDIIEQLEHVTARRDHATKGKVSVHVLPNAGHWVHVDNPKGLLDIVAPKVASLV